A segment of the Gammaproteobacteria bacterium genome:
TCCACCACCAGAATACGGCTTGTTGGGGTACTCGCGTTGAGATGATTTAACGGAAATGCGGTGGACTCTTTTACTGGCGGCGTGGCCATGGGGAGACGCATCGTGCGTTCATTGCCCTGCCCTGGCCCTAAATTGACTGCCCGAGTCGTTCCACCATGGAGTTCCACCACACGTCGGACTACAGCCAATCCGATACCCGGTTCCTTTTCCGGTTGCTCCGGATCTCCTGGGATCTCCCCGTAGAGATCGAAGATGCGTGGCAGAAGGTCGGGTGGAATCTCACGGCCATTGTCTCGTATTGCTATGACAATCTCCGTTTTTTCCTGGCGTACCACGAGTTGAATCCGTCCACCGGGGCCAGTGTAATAAGCCGCGTTGTGGATGAGATGTTCTAGGGCTTGAGAAAGACGTTGGATATCGGCATCCACCCAGAGTCCTTGGTCTTCCGGTTGGATTATTTCCAAGGTTTGGTGTTGGTCATCCAACAGTGGTTGTGCCCATTCCATCGCCTGATTGATTACCTCTGTCAGCGGTAATCGATCCTTATTTAACTCGAATTGGCCGCTTTCCAGTCGTGCCAAGTCCTGTAATTCGTCGACCAAACGAGCAAATTGGCCGATCTGGCGGTCAATTACCGTTATGCACCAGCGTACCTCGGACTCTCCGGGTAGCTTGTGGTGCAAGAAGCGGGCGGCGTTGCGTACTGGCGAGAGATGATTACGGAGTTGGTGACCGATTGTGGCGAGGAATTCGTCTTTGCGCCGTTGGGCCTCGCTGTTTTGAGCAGCTTGGTGGCGCAGGGCAGCCTTCATTTCGACGTTGCGACGATTGGCCTCGGCTACGAGCCGCTGTGCCTGTTCTAATTCGGCGTTGCCCACTCTATCCCTTCCCTCAGAAGGGCGCCGGTTTTGGACAAGACGTAAGGACAGGGCTACGTAGTGTGGTGGGGAACCGTCATTAGATAGTGACCAGCAACGGAGATCGGCGGGAATGCCGCCCGGAAGTGTGCAGGGGACCTCATCGTAAACGTCATCCCCCGCAAAACAACGCTCTAACGGAGACAGTATCTGTTTCAGAAGGGTGGGAGATTGGATATCGCGTAATGAGCGTCCCACGATGCTTGTGCTTCCCCCCAAAAGGCTAATGAAGGCGGCATTAGCGGTGTTGCAAATCAACCCGCGACCTACGATGCAAAGGGGATCGGGGAATTGCTCGAAAAATCGGGTATGGAGAGCGAGGCGACGGTCGGACAAGGGTAAGTACCAGAATAGGGCTGCTTAGAAGGTCGGGGAGCAGGAGGTAACCGATAAGATGACAATTCGCCAACGTTGCCGGTCACGATGAGTGGAGTCCCTGCTGCTACATCAACCCCGTAGGTCGTCAGGTGATCGCAGCAGTGGAGTGGCAACTAGAGAGAGTGCGATGGTTCCGCGTGCGGTCATCACTCAAGCCGCCACACAAGGGCAAAACAAAGGGAAGGCAACGCTGCATAAGGCAATGATTTACTTGGTCGAGGTGAGAGGATTTGAACCTCCAACTCCTGTCTCCCGAATGGGTTTCTGACCATATTACCCGCTTAAACTTCATATTACTAGCTGCTGCTTTTTTCCTTGTAAAACAGGGAACAGCACCTTGTCTTACCTTACCAGGGGCTACCCTGATTTACCTTTGGTTGCTTGCATGATTTACCCCGATCCGGGGGGCGTTCTTTTCAACCCCCTGTTAATAGCTGGCAACCCTCCGCATTGCGAAACACAAAATCGGGATTTCCGATTAAGTGCTGGGTAGCAACTTGGGCTAACTACTCATTTTCAGAACTTTGATCTTGCAAATCCGGTTTCTGATGCGTTGCCCCAGCCTGATATAAAATCGTACCGTTGGTGCTATCTGAAGTAGTTACAATTTCTCTTCTACTCTCTGATTTCCTAATCGTCCCCACAATCCCTCTCTTCCCATTTTTCATTCATTCCCCATTCCCCGGCAACGCCCCAAAAACCTCCGCCGGATAACGGACAAGACTCCCGGTTTCCGGATCCACCGCCTGCCAGCCCAACCAGCGCCACGCCTCCCCGCCGGTTGTGATCACCCGGTTTTCGCTCAATTCCAGACAGGCCCAAGCGCTGTTAGGGAACGTCCGCCACTGCCGCAATTCCTTGCCACTGGTCACTTCCCACAAGCGCAGGCTGCTGTCCCCTGAAGATGACAGCAGGGTGCGTCCATCGGGGCTGAAGGCGCAGCCGTAAACCGGACCACCGTGACCGTTCAACGCTGCCAAGCGGAATGGAACAGAGGGAAGGGAAAGGTGGCTTTCCGGCAGACACCGGGCATAACGCACATCGGTGCTATCCGACGCCAACCCTTCCGCACGTTCTAGCCCGCAATGCAACGCGAGTGATGCGGTTCATTCTTCACCACACCCTACGCGGCCTTTTCGTCCTCCCTCTCTCTCCTTGGGA
Coding sequences within it:
- a CDS encoding hypothetical protein (Evidence 5 : Unknown function), with the translated sequence MSDRRLALHTRFFEQFPDPLCIVGRGLICNTANAAFISLLGGSTSIVGRSLRDIQSPTLLKQILSPLERCFAGDDVYDEVPCTLPGGIPADLRCWSLSNDGSPPHYVALSLRLVQNRRPSEGRDRVGNAELEQAQRLVAEANRRNVEMKAALRHQAAQNSEAQRRKDEFLATIGHQLRNHLSPVRNAARFLHHKLPGESEVRWCITVIDRQIGQFARLVDELQDLARLESGQFELNKDRLPLTEVINQAMEWAQPLLDDQHQTLEIIQPEDQGLWVDADIQRLSQALEHLIHNAAYYTGPGGRIQLVVRQEKTEIVIAIRDNGREIPPDLLPRIFDLYGEIPGDPEQPEKEPGIGLAVVRRVVELHGGTTRAVNLGPGQGNERTMRLPMATPPVKESTAFPLNHLNASTPTSRILVVDDNEDVAISFGALLEVLGHDVRVVLDGHMALDAVREFMPHIVFLDIAMPDMDGYEVAQRLRAEHRQGNLRLVAVTGYGQDHDSERAQRAGFDHHLLKPVDLKDLQALLGH
- a CDS encoding hypothetical protein (Evidence 5 : Unknown function), with the protein product MRYARCLPESHLSLPSVPFRLAALNGHGGPVYGCAFSPDGRTLLSSSGDSSLRLWEVTSGKELRQWRTFPNSAWACLELSENRVITTGGEAWRWLGWQAVDPETGSLVRYPAEVFGALPGNGE